One part of the Mesorhizobium sp. M4B.F.Ca.ET.058.02.1.1 genome encodes these proteins:
- a CDS encoding TMEM175 family protein: protein MGKGRVEAFTDGVVAIIITIMVLELKVPHGEDFSTLAPLWPVFFSYVLSFINVGIYWNNLHNMFHTVQRVDGYVLWANLNLLFWLSLMPVTTAFMGENHFAPVPVAVYGADLALCAVAYTILVTKLRHLHGADTTFARAVGQDRKGKVSLAIYIAGVLLTFVNQWIGVALYVAVAITWFVPDRRFERLIEK, encoded by the coding sequence ATGGGCAAAGGACGGGTCGAAGCATTCACCGATGGCGTCGTCGCCATCATCATCACCATCATGGTGCTGGAGCTGAAGGTGCCGCATGGCGAGGATTTTTCCACCCTCGCGCCGTTGTGGCCGGTCTTCTTCAGCTACGTCCTGTCCTTCATCAATGTCGGCATCTACTGGAACAATCTGCACAACATGTTCCACACCGTGCAGCGCGTCGACGGATATGTCCTGTGGGCGAACCTCAACCTTCTGTTCTGGCTGTCGCTGATGCCGGTGACGACCGCTTTCATGGGCGAGAACCATTTCGCGCCGGTGCCGGTCGCCGTCTACGGCGCCGACCTGGCGCTCTGCGCCGTCGCCTACACGATCCTGGTAACCAAGCTGCGCCACCTGCACGGCGCGGACACGACCTTTGCCAGGGCGGTGGGCCAAGACAGGAAGGGCAAGGTTTCGCTGGCGATCTACATAGCTGGTGTGCTGCTCACCTTCGTCAACCAGTGGATTGGCGTCGCCCTCTATGTGGCGGTGGCGATAACCTGGTTCGTGCCGGACAGGCGCTTCGAGAGGCTTATCGAAAAGTAG
- a CDS encoding MATE family efflux transporter — protein MDEKTPARRRTGDLTSGPIPRTLLLFALPVLGSNVLQSLNGSINAVWVGRFLGEAALTATSNANLVLFLILGTVFGIGMAATILVAQSVGARDLPEARRIVGTSATFFFLVSVVFAVYGWIWVDAILNTLGTPADALPLARSYLRIIFVAVPMMNLLSFVMTVLRGAGDSRTPFVFMALAVVLDIVLNPLLIRGLGPFPELGIAGSATATLIGQTVSVIAILIVLYARKHPLRLAGANLALLRPDPALLRIVVFKGVPMGLQMIVISAAALTVMGIVNSYGSQVAAAYGIAAQLWTYIQMPALAIGAAVSSMAAQNVGAGRWDRIGKVAASGVGFNLVLTGALVFLLFFFDRSILSLFLSTDSAAIDIAAHINNVASWSFILFGVTIVLFATVRATGAVMPPLIILVISVLIVRSGFAYFFRSVIGEEALWWSFPAGSITSLALAAAYYRFGGWRTLHMIEGRPAAGEPPDTGLGVPRQRANMAPETPDG, from the coding sequence ATGGACGAGAAGACACCTGCCCGCCGGCGCACCGGCGACCTCACCAGCGGCCCGATCCCGCGCACGCTGCTGCTGTTCGCCTTGCCGGTGCTCGGCTCCAACGTGCTGCAGTCGCTCAACGGCTCGATCAATGCCGTATGGGTCGGCCGCTTCCTCGGCGAGGCGGCGCTGACCGCGACTTCCAACGCCAATCTGGTGCTGTTCCTGATCCTCGGCACGGTGTTCGGCATCGGCATGGCCGCCACCATCCTGGTCGCGCAGTCGGTCGGCGCCCGCGACCTGCCGGAGGCGCGGCGCATCGTCGGCACCAGCGCCACCTTCTTCTTCCTCGTCTCGGTGGTGTTCGCCGTCTACGGCTGGATCTGGGTCGACGCCATCCTCAACACGCTGGGCACGCCGGCCGACGCGCTGCCGCTGGCACGCTCCTACCTGCGCATCATCTTCGTCGCCGTGCCGATGATGAACCTGTTGTCCTTCGTCATGACGGTGCTGCGCGGTGCCGGCGATTCGCGCACGCCGTTCGTCTTCATGGCGCTGGCGGTCGTCCTCGACATCGTGCTCAACCCGCTGCTGATCCGCGGCCTCGGGCCGTTCCCGGAGCTCGGCATCGCCGGATCCGCCACCGCCACGCTGATCGGCCAGACGGTGAGCGTGATCGCCATCCTGATCGTGCTCTATGCCCGCAAGCATCCGCTGAGGCTCGCCGGCGCCAACCTCGCCCTGCTGCGGCCCGATCCGGCGCTGCTCAGGATCGTCGTCTTCAAGGGCGTGCCGATGGGCCTGCAGATGATCGTGATTTCCGCCGCGGCGCTGACGGTCATGGGCATCGTCAATTCCTACGGTTCTCAGGTCGCCGCCGCCTACGGCATCGCCGCGCAGCTCTGGACCTATATCCAGATGCCGGCGCTCGCCATCGGCGCCGCCGTCTCCTCGATGGCGGCGCAGAATGTCGGCGCCGGGCGCTGGGATCGCATCGGCAAGGTCGCGGCTTCGGGCGTCGGCTTCAACCTGGTGCTGACCGGCGCGCTGGTCTTCCTGCTGTTTTTCTTCGACCGTTCGATCCTCAGCCTGTTCCTCAGCACCGACAGCGCGGCCATAGACATCGCCGCCCACATCAACAATGTCGCGTCCTGGTCGTTCATCCTGTTCGGCGTCACCATCGTGCTGTTCGCCACAGTGCGCGCAACCGGCGCGGTGATGCCGCCGCTGATCATCCTGGTGATCTCGGTGCTGATCGTGCGCTCCGGCTTTGCCTATTTCTTCCGGAGCGTGATCGGCGAGGAGGCGCTCTGGTGGAGCTTTCCGGCCGGCTCGATCACTTCACTGGCGCTGGCCGCCGCCTACTACCGTTTCGGCGGCTGGCGCACCCTGCACATGATCGAGGGCAGGCCGGCCGCCGGCGAACCGCCGGACACTGGTCTCGGCGTGCCGCGCCAGCGCGCGAACATGGCGCCCGAGACGCCGGACGGCTGA
- a CDS encoding MFS transporter has translation MTTYAQAMTRDNEFGGGAATTAVAAMSAALFAGSTVLTPLYVIYKQAFGFSQMTLTLVYAVYVVGNLAALLVFGRLSDAIGRRPAALAAMATALVSALVFLFAENVAWLDIARILSGLGIGVGAGTGTAWLAELLDSEDRSRAATIATSTNFVGLGLGALVSGMLAEYAPWPLRLTFALYLALLALVTLLIWRTQETVSRPGRLSDVSMWPRLSVPADIRAAFVAPAVTGFGAMALVGFYAALAPSILAQQLQVTNHAEAGALFFELSMVAAATILLTVRLSSRITMLAALALMTPTVALVVAAQVYASMAIMIAATGLCGVAAALGYRGGLQVVNQIAPDDRRAEVVSAFFICCFCGNALPVIGIGILSNWTSATAASLAFAGMITVFALVALGFGAKYAR, from the coding sequence ATGACGACCTACGCTCAAGCCATGACGCGCGACAATGAATTCGGCGGCGGCGCCGCGACCACCGCCGTCGCCGCCATGAGCGCGGCGCTGTTTGCCGGAAGCACGGTACTGACGCCGCTCTACGTCATCTACAAGCAAGCCTTCGGCTTTTCCCAGATGACGCTGACGCTGGTCTATGCCGTCTACGTCGTCGGCAATCTGGCGGCGCTGCTGGTGTTCGGACGGCTGTCGGATGCCATCGGCCGCCGCCCGGCCGCCCTGGCGGCGATGGCGACCGCCCTTGTCAGTGCGCTGGTCTTCCTGTTCGCCGAAAATGTCGCCTGGCTCGATATCGCCCGCATCCTGAGCGGTCTTGGCATCGGCGTCGGCGCGGGAACAGGCACCGCCTGGCTCGCCGAGCTGCTCGACAGCGAGGACAGATCGCGCGCCGCAACCATCGCCACCAGCACCAATTTCGTCGGCCTCGGCCTCGGCGCGCTGGTGTCGGGGATGCTTGCCGAATACGCGCCCTGGCCACTCAGGCTGACATTCGCGCTCTATCTGGCGCTGCTTGCCCTGGTCACGCTCTTGATCTGGCGCACCCAGGAAACCGTGTCGCGGCCAGGGCGGCTCTCGGACGTCTCGATGTGGCCACGGCTGTCGGTGCCCGCCGACATCCGCGCGGCCTTCGTGGCGCCGGCGGTGACTGGCTTCGGCGCCATGGCGCTGGTCGGCTTCTACGCGGCGCTGGCGCCAAGCATTCTGGCGCAGCAGTTGCAGGTCACGAATCATGCCGAGGCCGGCGCGCTGTTCTTCGAGCTGTCGATGGTGGCGGCCGCGACCATCCTGCTGACGGTGCGACTGTCCAGCCGCATCACCATGCTGGCGGCGCTGGCGCTGATGACCCCAACCGTGGCGCTGGTCGTTGCCGCGCAAGTCTATGCGTCCATGGCAATCATGATCGCCGCAACCGGCTTGTGCGGCGTGGCGGCGGCGCTCGGCTATCGCGGCGGCCTGCAGGTGGTGAACCAGATCGCGCCGGACGACCGGCGCGCCGAAGTTGTGTCGGCCTTCTTCATCTGCTGCTTCTGCGGCAACGCGCTGCCGGTCATCGGCATCGGCATCCTGTCGAACTGGACGAGCGCGACGGCAGCAAGCCTGGCCTTTGCCGGGATGATCACGGTCTTTGCGCTGGTGGCGCTGGGGTTCGGCGCGAAATACGCGCGCTAG
- a CDS encoding SDR family NAD(P)-dependent oxidoreductase — protein sequence MTTDAEFQSALPALASGNVAVITGAASGIGLAAAKRFAAMGMKIVLADIGGARLDEASRAVAAIGGDVLAVATDVSAADEVDRLAETAQGAFGDVSLLMNNAGVGNNPGKPWENRDAWKRLLAINFWGVVHGVEAFAPAMLASGKTGLIINTGSKQGITTPPGNLAYNVSKAGVKTFSEGLAHALRNEPGARVSAHLLIPGFTYTGLTEGATEKPAGAWTGEQVIDFMLASLKHGDFYILCPDNEVARPTDEKRMAWAIGDIIENRPALSRWHPDHKDAFAAFMSR from the coding sequence ATGACCACCGACGCCGAATTCCAGTCCGCCCTCCCGGCCCTCGCCTCCGGCAACGTCGCCGTCATCACCGGCGCCGCCAGCGGCATCGGCCTTGCCGCCGCGAAGAGGTTTGCGGCCATGGGCATGAAGATCGTGCTGGCCGATATCGGCGGGGCGCGCCTCGACGAGGCAAGCCGGGCGGTCGCCGCGATCGGCGGCGACGTGCTTGCCGTCGCCACGGATGTTTCCGCGGCCGACGAAGTCGATCGGCTGGCGGAAACGGCGCAAGGCGCCTTCGGCGACGTGTCGCTGCTGATGAACAATGCCGGTGTCGGCAACAATCCCGGCAAACCGTGGGAAAACCGGGATGCCTGGAAGCGGCTTCTCGCCATCAATTTCTGGGGCGTCGTGCATGGCGTCGAGGCCTTCGCGCCGGCCATGCTGGCCTCGGGCAAAACCGGCCTGATCATCAACACCGGCTCCAAGCAGGGCATCACCACGCCGCCCGGCAATCTCGCCTATAACGTCTCCAAGGCCGGCGTGAAGACCTTCAGCGAGGGTCTTGCCCACGCTCTGCGCAACGAGCCCGGCGCAAGGGTCTCCGCCCACCTGCTCATCCCGGGCTTCACCTATACCGGCCTGACCGAAGGCGCGACCGAGAAGCCGGCCGGCGCCTGGACCGGCGAGCAGGTCATCGACTTCATGCTCGCCTCGCTCAAGCACGGCGATTTCTACATCCTTTGCCCCGACAATGAGGTGGCGCGGCCGACAGACGAAAAGCGCATGGCCTGGGCGATTGGCGACATCATCGAGAACCGCCCTGCCCTGTCGCGCTGGCACCCTGACCACAAGGACGCTTTCGCGGCCTTCATGAGCCGCTAG
- a CDS encoding Atu4866 domain-containing protein: MSMSDATHPYVGMWVTADGHIRHQLLPTGRYLEARGNRERAYEGRYEINASHIYYWDDTGFTADGEFVDGILHHAGMILYRQ; encoded by the coding sequence ATGAGCATGTCCGATGCCACCCATCCCTACGTCGGCATGTGGGTTACGGCAGATGGCCATATCCGGCATCAACTCCTGCCAACCGGCCGCTATCTCGAGGCGCGCGGCAATCGCGAGCGCGCCTACGAGGGACGTTACGAGATAAATGCGAGCCACATCTACTATTGGGACGACACGGGGTTCACCGCCGACGGCGAGTTCGTTGACGGCATCCTGCACCATGCCGGCATGATCCTCTATCGGCAATAG
- a CDS encoding low affinity iron permease family protein, whose product MIERLFTRIANWVAHVAGMPPTFAACVLIVVVWALSGPFFGFSDTWQLVINTGTTIATFLMVFLIQNTQNRDGAAIQAKLDELIRVGRAHNHFIGIEHLTESEVEEIRAKCERAAKRHDRKIAELAAKKAVAGKNGARKKAAA is encoded by the coding sequence ATGATCGAGAGACTTTTCACCAGGATTGCCAATTGGGTGGCTCATGTGGCCGGTATGCCGCCGACCTTCGCCGCCTGCGTGCTGATCGTGGTCGTCTGGGCGCTGAGCGGGCCGTTCTTCGGCTTTTCCGACACCTGGCAGCTCGTCATCAACACCGGCACCACCATCGCCACCTTCCTGATGGTGTTCCTCATTCAGAACACCCAGAACCGCGACGGCGCGGCGATCCAAGCCAAACTTGACGAACTGATCCGGGTGGGCCGCGCCCACAATCACTTCATTGGCATCGAGCATCTGACTGAATCGGAGGTCGAGGAGATCCGCGCGAAGTGCGAGCGAGCGGCGAAACGGCATGACCGCAAGATCGCCGAACTGGCTGCCAAGAAGGCCGTGGCGGGCAAGAATGGTGCAAGGAAGAAGGCTGCCGCCTGA
- a CDS encoding LysR family transcriptional regulator, which produces MRLDYNLLPLFLAVAEEDNFRAAADRLGVTRSAVSQGIRRFEDDLGAMLVTRTTRAVRLTEAGQRLYDALCRPMSDIVQALEGVDGDQSPRGRLRIAVTSIAEPFLSGPLLTTFAEAHPHVIVDVTVTDEEFDIVAAGFDAGVRLGEVIEQDMIAVPVGGQVREAVVASPEYLVANGMPEHPRDLVRHRCIGWRRSPENAPYRWEFEENGTSFNVAVEPQITTNDLRLMLRSALAGAGITFATEETFRPYVESGALVSLLEQYLPSFPGFFLYFPNRRNMAPKLRALVDHINAGNPGGRRGRSR; this is translated from the coding sequence ATGCGACTGGACTATAATCTTCTCCCCCTCTTTCTTGCCGTGGCCGAGGAGGACAATTTTCGCGCCGCCGCTGATCGTCTAGGGGTCACCCGCTCTGCCGTCAGCCAGGGAATACGACGGTTTGAAGACGATCTCGGTGCGATGCTCGTCACGCGCACCACCAGGGCCGTGCGCCTGACCGAGGCGGGACAGCGGCTTTATGATGCGCTCTGTCGGCCCATGTCCGATATTGTGCAGGCGCTTGAGGGTGTCGATGGTGACCAATCCCCAAGGGGGAGGCTGAGGATCGCGGTCACCTCGATTGCCGAGCCGTTTTTGTCCGGTCCTTTGTTGACGACCTTTGCCGAAGCGCATCCGCACGTGATTGTCGATGTCACCGTAACGGATGAGGAATTCGACATCGTTGCCGCCGGGTTCGATGCCGGGGTTCGGTTGGGCGAGGTCATAGAGCAGGACATGATCGCCGTGCCTGTCGGTGGGCAAGTGAGGGAGGCTGTCGTCGCTTCTCCCGAATATCTGGTGGCGAATGGCATGCCGGAACATCCCCGCGATCTGGTCCGCCACCGCTGCATTGGTTGGCGCCGCTCGCCGGAAAACGCGCCTTATCGATGGGAATTCGAAGAGAACGGCACTTCCTTCAATGTCGCGGTTGAGCCGCAGATCACCACCAATGATTTGCGCCTCATGCTGCGCAGCGCTCTGGCTGGGGCTGGTATCACCTTCGCTACCGAGGAGACTTTCCGCCCCTATGTCGAGAGCGGCGCGCTCGTCTCCTTGCTTGAGCAATATCTGCCCTCATTCCCGGGCTTTTTTCTGTATTTCCCAAACAGAAGGAATATGGCTCCGAAGCTGCGGGCCCTGGTCGATCACATCAATGCCGGCAACCCAGGTGGACGTCGCGGTCGATCGCGCTGA
- a CDS encoding DapH/DapD/GlmU-related protein — protein sequence MDRAENLVLKDPEPRIHPTAELKACKLGRYASIGERVILREVTVGDFSYFERHAEAIYTTIGKFCSIAANSRINALEHPIERLTQHKVSYRPNEYFRWLGVDAAFRERRQARSVSIGHDVWIGHGAVIMPGVAIGNGAVVGANAVVTHDVPAYTIVAGVPARPLRPRFAADIAARIEQLGWWDWPPEKLAGAVPDMQQMPIEAFLDRWENDAP from the coding sequence AGCCGCGCATCCATCCGACCGCGGAACTGAAGGCCTGCAAGCTCGGCCGCTACGCCTCGATCGGCGAGCGAGTGATCCTGCGCGAGGTGACGGTCGGCGATTTTTCCTATTTCGAACGCCACGCCGAGGCGATCTACACGACGATCGGCAAATTCTGCTCGATCGCCGCCAACAGCCGCATCAATGCGCTGGAGCATCCGATCGAGCGGTTGACGCAGCACAAGGTCAGCTACCGGCCGAACGAGTATTTCCGCTGGCTGGGCGTCGACGCGGCCTTCCGGGAGCGACGGCAGGCAAGGTCCGTCAGCATCGGCCACGACGTATGGATCGGCCATGGCGCGGTGATCATGCCAGGTGTCGCCATCGGCAATGGCGCGGTCGTCGGCGCCAACGCGGTGGTCACGCATGACGTGCCGGCCTATACGATCGTCGCCGGCGTGCCGGCCAGGCCGCTGCGTCCGCGCTTCGCCGCCGACATCGCGGCGCGGATCGAACAGCTTGGCTGGTGGGACTGGCCGCCGGAGAAACTGGCGGGGGCTGTTCCCGACATGCAGCAAATGCCGATCGAGGCATTCCTCGACCGCTGGGAAAACGACGCTCCCTAA